From a single Seriola aureovittata isolate HTS-2021-v1 ecotype China chromosome 18, ASM2101889v1, whole genome shotgun sequence genomic region:
- the si:ch211-282j22.3 gene encoding ER degradation-enhancing alpha-mannosidase-like protein 3 isoform X1, translating into MMMLKTLLITSLLGWVKCQESQSMTSEEKTVIRDQIIEMFDHAYGSYMKYAYPADELMPLSCRGRVRGLEPNRGDIDDSLGKFSLTLIDTLDTLVVLNKLDEFEDAVRKAVKDVRLDNDVVVSVFETNIRVLGGLLGAHVMADLLRQRGDRMQWYQDELLHMAKELGHRLLPAFNTTSGLPYPKVNLRYGVLNPLSRTGTESDTCTACAGTMILEFAALSRMSGESVFEEHARKAMDVLWDRRQRGSDLVGTVINIHNGEWVRRDSGVGAGIDSYYEYLMKAYILLGDNVFLERFNIHYSAIMKYISQPPLLLNVHMHNPTVSVRSWMDSLLAFFPGLQVLRGDLKPAIETHEMLYQVTKQHKFLPEAFTTEFRVHWGQHLLRPEFAESTYYLYKATGDPYYLRVGQSIVEKLNAYARVPCGFAAVQDVRTGAHEDRMDSFFLAEMFKYLYLLFSEKSQLPIDIDDYIFTTEAHLLPVSLSTTKPPCKSNITVRALASSLTQETVPVSQEEDLFTHSCPSTETLFPNNPSFAKTIRDSYKYLTGVGRAFRPLPVREIELPLHDNGMEPVEFLKSMGISLTPLNELSAGDTGNLKEHKGVYRVKLVAEVSQTAEEEVVPHVVQLISPPFLGRTVLTAGPAKFGMDLSKQEHGVKGSIVKASPYTACGPIDNTVELKGRIALALRGDCMFAAKARRLQEAGAIGIIFIDHREGSNSEETPLFQMVGDGDSTEDITLALVFLFSREGAVLTAALEEHHNVDVLLLPKERQLGHDKTEKHVGMNIKLRLAEEGELEEGAARGPTLEFVLEKDEVLLQEEELGEERQSQQQQFCAKATENDRTEPCSADSSQTPNSGPNTNP; encoded by the exons ATGATGATGCTAAAGACCCTACTGATCACCAGTCTTCTTGGCTGGGTGAAATGTCAAGAGAGCCAGAGCATGACATCAGAGGAGAAGACCGTTATCAG GGACCAGATTATTGAAATGTTTGATCACGCTTATGGCAGTTACATG AAATATGCCTATCCAGCCGACGAGCTGATGCCTCTAAGCTGCAGGGGGAGAGTGCGTGGCCTGGAGCCCAACAGAGGCGACATAGATGACTCCTTGGGAAA GTTCTCTCTCACATTGATTGATACCCTTGATACCCTGGTG GTGTTAAACAAGCTGGACGAGTTTGAGGACGCAGTGAGGAAGGCTGTGAAGGATGTGCGCCTGGACAATGATGTGgtggtgtctgtgtttgagacCAACATCAGAGTTTTGGG AGGGCTTTTGGGTGCCCACGTGATGGCTGACCTGCTCCGTCAGCGGGGGGACAGGATGCAGTGGTATCAAGATGAGCTTCTACACATGGCCAAAGAACTGGGGCATCGATTACTGCCTGCCTTCAACACCACAAGTGGCCTTCCCTACCCTAAG GTGAATCTTCGGTATGGAGTCCTGAACCCACTTTCACGCACAGGCACTGAATCAGACACCTGCACGGCCTGTGCAGGAACAATGATCCTGGAGTTTGCTGCCCTCAGCAGAATGTCAGGAGAGTCTGTGTTTGAG GAGCATGCAAGGAAGGCTATGGATGTCCTCTgggacaggagacagagaggaagtgatttGGTGGGGACTGTCATCAATATCCATAACGGAGAATGGGTCCGCAGGG ACAGTGGAGTTGGGGCAGGTATCGACTCATACTATGAATATCTAATGAAGGCCTACATTCTTCTAGGAGATAATGTTTTTCTGGAGAGGTTCAACATT CACTACAGTGCCATTATGAAGTACATCAGTCAGCCTCCCCTGCTGCTCAATGTACACATGCACAACCCCACTGTGAGCGTGCGCAGCTGGATGGACTCTCTCTTGGCGTTCTTCCCTGGCTTACAG GTTTTAAGAGGAGATCTGAAACCAGCTATTGAGACTCATGAGATGCTTTACCAAGTCACCAAACAGCACAAATTTCTTCCAGAG GCTTTCACTACAGAGTTCAGAGTTCATTGGGGCCAACACCTACTGAGACCAGAGTTTGCAGAAAGCACCTACTACCTCTATAAG gcCACTGGTGACCCCTACTACCTCAGAGTGGGACAGTCCATTGTGGAAAAGCTCAATGCCTACGCCAGGGTGCCTTGCGGGTTTGCTGCTGTGCAAGATGTCCGCACTGGGGCACATGAAGACAG gatggACTCCTTCTTTCTGGCAGAGATGTTTAAATACCTGTACCTGCTGTTTTCGGAGAAGAGCCAGCTGCCCATCGATATTGATGACTACATCTTCACCACAGAGGCTCACctcctccccgtctctctctctaccaccAAGCCGCCCTGTAAAAGCAACATTACGGTGAGAGCTCTTGCTTCATCACtaacacag GAGACTGTTCCTGTTTCTCAAGAAGAAGATCTGTTCACACACTCCTGCCCCAGCACAGAGACGTTGTTTCCCAACAACCCTTCATTTGCAAAAACCATCCGGGACAGCTACAAGTACCTCACTGGGGTGGGACGAGCCTTCCGCCCCTTACCTGTCAG GGAAATTGAACTACCGCTCCACGATAATGGCATGGAACCAGTGGAGTTTTTGAAAAGCATGGGCATTTCTCTCACTCCACTGAATGAGCTCTCAGCAGGGGACACTGGAAATCTGAAG GAGCACAAAGGAGTCTACCGGGTAAAACTTGTGGCAGAGGTAAgccagacagcagaggaggaggtggtgccTCATGTTGTTCAGCTCATATCTCCCCCATTTCTGGGTCGGACGGTCCTCACAGCGGGACCTGCTAAGTTTGGAATGGACCTCTCCAAACAGGAGCACGGG GTGAAGGGCAGCATAGTGAAAGCCTCCCCCTATACTGCCTGTGGGCCAATAGATAACACAGTGGAGCTTAAAGGCCGGATCGCTCTGGCACTGCGTGGTGACTGCATGTTTGCTGCAAAGGCTCGTCGGCTACAGGAGGCCGGAGCCATAGGAATCATCTTTATAG ACCACCGTGAGGGAAGTAATAGCGAGGAAACTCCCCTCTTTCAGATGGTTGGCGATGGAGACTCCACTGAAGACATCACCCTAGCGTTGGTCTTCCTGTTCAGCCGTGAGGGTGCAGTGCTCACAGCTGCCCTGGAGGAGCATCACAATGTGGATGTGCTACTGCTGCCCAAGGAGAGGCAGCTGGGACATG ataagacagaaaaacatgtcgGCATGAACATCAAACTCCGCCTggcagaggagggggagctgGAGGAAGGAGCAGCCAGAGGGCCCACCCTGGAGTTTGTCTTGGAGAAAGACGAAGTGCTGCTTCAGGAAGAGGAGCTCGGAGAAGAACGACaatcgcagcagcagcagttttgtgCAAAGGCAACGGAGAACGACAGAACTGAACCATGTTCGGCAGATTCATCTCAAACCCCAAACTCTGGACCAAACACAAATCCTTGA
- the anxa3b gene encoding annexin A3b, with product MSVWDDLDLLLDSPSSLTVTSSARGTIKDKANFKVEEDVAALRKAMEGLGTTEKTLIEVLTQRSNAQRQLIAKAYEKGTGRKLVADLEGDTHGDFEDLLVALVTPPAVYDCHEVIKAIKGAGTTESTLTEIFASRSNRQINAISETYLAETGRSLIHDLQSEVSGDYGKALLTLAEGKRDESTNVDTAKAKADAKALYEAGEKKWGTDEDKFIDILCHRSIPQLRQTLVEYKNISKKTLQESIESEMSGNLEKLLVAVVKCVKSVPAYLAERLFKSMKGLGTTESSLTRILVSRSEIDLLDIRAEYKKLFGCSLYSQLESEVSGSYGNTLKHLCGQDD from the exons atgtCTGTTTGG GATGACTTGGACCTGCTCTTAGACTCTCCCTCCTCATTGACTGTGACT tCCAGTGCAAGAGGAACTATAAAGGACAAGGCAAACTTCAAAGTGGAAGAAGATGTGGCCGCACTAAGGAAGGCCATGGAGGGCCTTG gtacaacagaaaaaacactgattgaAGTGTTGACCCAAAGAAGTAATGCTCAGCGTCAGCTTATTGCCAAGGCCTATGAGAAGGGCACAGGAAGG AAATTAGTAGCTGACCTGGAGGGTGACACCCATGGAGACTTTGAAGACTTGTTAGTAGCCTTGGTAACACCTCCTGCTGTCTACGACTGTCATGAAGTCATCAAAGCCATCAAG GGTGCAGGGACCACAGAGAGTACGCTGACAGAAATCTTTGCCTCGAGATCCAACAGACAGATAAACGCCATATCTGAGACATACCTGGCAG AAACGGGGAGGTCGCTGATTCATGATCTGCAGTCAGAGGTGTCTGGAGATTATGGCAAAGCACTGCTCACCTTGGCTGAG GGAAAGAGAGACGAGAGCACCAATGTGGATACTGCCAAAGCTAAAGCAGATGCTAAG GCGCTGTATGAAGCAGGGGAGAAGAAGTGGGGTACTGATGAGGACAAGTTTATTGACATCCTGTGCCACAGGAGTATTCCCCAGCTTCGACAGA CTCTGGTTGAGTACAAGAACATTAGCAAGAAGACTCTGCAGGAGAGCATTGAGAGTGAGATGTCTGGAAACCTGGAGAAGTTACTGGTGGCTGTCG TTAAATGTGTGAAGAGCGTTCCTGCATACCTCGCCGAGAGGCTTTTCAAGAGCATGAAG GGTTTAGGGACCACAGAGTCCTCTCTGACCAGGATACTCGTCAGTCGCTCAGAGATTGATTTGTTGGACATAAGAGCCGAGTACAAGAAGCTGTTTGGATGTTCCCTCTATTCCCAGTTAGAG tcTGAAGTTTCGGGCAGTTATGGCAACACCCTCAAACATCTCTGTGGCCAAGACGACTAA
- the si:ch211-282j22.3 gene encoding ER degradation-enhancing alpha-mannosidase-like protein 3 isoform X2, which translates to MMMLKTLLITSLLGWVKCQESQSMTSEEKTVIRDQIIEMFDHAYGSYMKYAYPADELMPLSCRGRVRGLEPNRGDIDDSLGKFSLTLIDTLDTLVVLNKLDEFEDAVRKAVKDVRLDNDVVVSVFETNIRVLGGLLGAHVMADLLRQRGDRMQWYQDELLHMAKELGHRLLPAFNTTSGLPYPKVNLRYGVLNPLSRTGTESDTCTACAGTMILEFAALSRMSGESVFEEHARKAMDVLWDRRQRGSDLVGTVINIHNGEWVRRDSGVGAGIDSYYEYLMKAYILLGDNVFLERFNIHYSAIMKYISQPPLLLNVHMHNPTVSVRSWMDSLLAFFPGLQVLRGDLKPAIETHEMLYQVTKQHKFLPEAFTTEFRVHWGQHLLRPEFAESTYYLYKATGDPYYLRVGQSIVEKLNAYARVPCGFAAVQDVRTGAHEDRMDSFFLAEMFKYLYLLFSEKSQLPIDIDDYIFTTEAHLLPVSLSTTKPPCKSNITETVPVSQEEDLFTHSCPSTETLFPNNPSFAKTIRDSYKYLTGVGRAFRPLPVREIELPLHDNGMEPVEFLKSMGISLTPLNELSAGDTGNLKEHKGVYRVKLVAEVSQTAEEEVVPHVVQLISPPFLGRTVLTAGPAKFGMDLSKQEHGVKGSIVKASPYTACGPIDNTVELKGRIALALRGDCMFAAKARRLQEAGAIGIIFIDHREGSNSEETPLFQMVGDGDSTEDITLALVFLFSREGAVLTAALEEHHNVDVLLLPKERQLGHDKTEKHVGMNIKLRLAEEGELEEGAARGPTLEFVLEKDEVLLQEEELGEERQSQQQQFCAKATENDRTEPCSADSSQTPNSGPNTNP; encoded by the exons ATGATGATGCTAAAGACCCTACTGATCACCAGTCTTCTTGGCTGGGTGAAATGTCAAGAGAGCCAGAGCATGACATCAGAGGAGAAGACCGTTATCAG GGACCAGATTATTGAAATGTTTGATCACGCTTATGGCAGTTACATG AAATATGCCTATCCAGCCGACGAGCTGATGCCTCTAAGCTGCAGGGGGAGAGTGCGTGGCCTGGAGCCCAACAGAGGCGACATAGATGACTCCTTGGGAAA GTTCTCTCTCACATTGATTGATACCCTTGATACCCTGGTG GTGTTAAACAAGCTGGACGAGTTTGAGGACGCAGTGAGGAAGGCTGTGAAGGATGTGCGCCTGGACAATGATGTGgtggtgtctgtgtttgagacCAACATCAGAGTTTTGGG AGGGCTTTTGGGTGCCCACGTGATGGCTGACCTGCTCCGTCAGCGGGGGGACAGGATGCAGTGGTATCAAGATGAGCTTCTACACATGGCCAAAGAACTGGGGCATCGATTACTGCCTGCCTTCAACACCACAAGTGGCCTTCCCTACCCTAAG GTGAATCTTCGGTATGGAGTCCTGAACCCACTTTCACGCACAGGCACTGAATCAGACACCTGCACGGCCTGTGCAGGAACAATGATCCTGGAGTTTGCTGCCCTCAGCAGAATGTCAGGAGAGTCTGTGTTTGAG GAGCATGCAAGGAAGGCTATGGATGTCCTCTgggacaggagacagagaggaagtgatttGGTGGGGACTGTCATCAATATCCATAACGGAGAATGGGTCCGCAGGG ACAGTGGAGTTGGGGCAGGTATCGACTCATACTATGAATATCTAATGAAGGCCTACATTCTTCTAGGAGATAATGTTTTTCTGGAGAGGTTCAACATT CACTACAGTGCCATTATGAAGTACATCAGTCAGCCTCCCCTGCTGCTCAATGTACACATGCACAACCCCACTGTGAGCGTGCGCAGCTGGATGGACTCTCTCTTGGCGTTCTTCCCTGGCTTACAG GTTTTAAGAGGAGATCTGAAACCAGCTATTGAGACTCATGAGATGCTTTACCAAGTCACCAAACAGCACAAATTTCTTCCAGAG GCTTTCACTACAGAGTTCAGAGTTCATTGGGGCCAACACCTACTGAGACCAGAGTTTGCAGAAAGCACCTACTACCTCTATAAG gcCACTGGTGACCCCTACTACCTCAGAGTGGGACAGTCCATTGTGGAAAAGCTCAATGCCTACGCCAGGGTGCCTTGCGGGTTTGCTGCTGTGCAAGATGTCCGCACTGGGGCACATGAAGACAG gatggACTCCTTCTTTCTGGCAGAGATGTTTAAATACCTGTACCTGCTGTTTTCGGAGAAGAGCCAGCTGCCCATCGATATTGATGACTACATCTTCACCACAGAGGCTCACctcctccccgtctctctctctaccaccAAGCCGCCCTGTAAAAGCAACATTACG GAGACTGTTCCTGTTTCTCAAGAAGAAGATCTGTTCACACACTCCTGCCCCAGCACAGAGACGTTGTTTCCCAACAACCCTTCATTTGCAAAAACCATCCGGGACAGCTACAAGTACCTCACTGGGGTGGGACGAGCCTTCCGCCCCTTACCTGTCAG GGAAATTGAACTACCGCTCCACGATAATGGCATGGAACCAGTGGAGTTTTTGAAAAGCATGGGCATTTCTCTCACTCCACTGAATGAGCTCTCAGCAGGGGACACTGGAAATCTGAAG GAGCACAAAGGAGTCTACCGGGTAAAACTTGTGGCAGAGGTAAgccagacagcagaggaggaggtggtgccTCATGTTGTTCAGCTCATATCTCCCCCATTTCTGGGTCGGACGGTCCTCACAGCGGGACCTGCTAAGTTTGGAATGGACCTCTCCAAACAGGAGCACGGG GTGAAGGGCAGCATAGTGAAAGCCTCCCCCTATACTGCCTGTGGGCCAATAGATAACACAGTGGAGCTTAAAGGCCGGATCGCTCTGGCACTGCGTGGTGACTGCATGTTTGCTGCAAAGGCTCGTCGGCTACAGGAGGCCGGAGCCATAGGAATCATCTTTATAG ACCACCGTGAGGGAAGTAATAGCGAGGAAACTCCCCTCTTTCAGATGGTTGGCGATGGAGACTCCACTGAAGACATCACCCTAGCGTTGGTCTTCCTGTTCAGCCGTGAGGGTGCAGTGCTCACAGCTGCCCTGGAGGAGCATCACAATGTGGATGTGCTACTGCTGCCCAAGGAGAGGCAGCTGGGACATG ataagacagaaaaacatgtcgGCATGAACATCAAACTCCGCCTggcagaggagggggagctgGAGGAAGGAGCAGCCAGAGGGCCCACCCTGGAGTTTGTCTTGGAGAAAGACGAAGTGCTGCTTCAGGAAGAGGAGCTCGGAGAAGAACGACaatcgcagcagcagcagttttgtgCAAAGGCAACGGAGAACGACAGAACTGAACCATGTTCGGCAGATTCATCTCAAACCCCAAACTCTGGACCAAACACAAATCCTTGA